One region of Mucilaginibacter gotjawali genomic DNA includes:
- the folB gene encoding dihydroneopterin aldolase yields MITIAIQGAEFFAFHGFYAEEQKLGTKFIVDVEVNFMPLNDIRADKISNTVDYEKVYNMIAEQMKHTRKLIETVAQSIADDIKHHYPFVDSIRVSMKKLNPPLGGKVDYSAITIIL; encoded by the coding sequence ATGATAACCATTGCCATACAGGGTGCCGAGTTTTTTGCGTTCCATGGTTTTTATGCTGAAGAGCAAAAACTGGGAACTAAATTTATTGTGGATGTTGAAGTGAATTTTATGCCATTGAATGACATAAGAGCTGACAAAATAAGTAATACGGTAGATTATGAGAAGGTTTATAACATGATTGCGGAACAAATGAAACATACGCGTAAACTCATCGAAACCGTTGCACAGTCAATTGCGGATGATATAAAACATCATTATCCCTTTGTTGACAGCATCCGTGTTTCTATGAAAAAATTAAACCCTCCCCTCGGCGGTAAAGTGGATTATTCAGCTATAACCATTATTCTTTGA